Proteins encoded by one window of Vidua chalybeata isolate OUT-0048 chromosome 8, bVidCha1 merged haplotype, whole genome shotgun sequence:
- the LDB1 gene encoding LIM domain-binding protein 1 isoform X1, with the protein MSVGCACPGCSSKSFKLYSPKEPPNGNAFPPFHPGTMLDRDVGPTPMYPPTYLEPGIGRHTPYGNQTDYRIFELNKRLQNWTEECDNLWWDAFTTEFFEDDAMLTITFCLEDGPKRYTIGRTLIPRYFRSIFEGGATELYYVLKHPKESFHNNFVSLDCDQCTMVTQHGKPMFTQVCVEGRLYLEFMFDDMMRIKTWHFSIRQHRELIPRSILAMHAQDPQMLDQLSKNITRCGLSNSTLNYLRLCVILEPMQELMSRHKTYSLSPRDCLKTCLFQKWQRMVAPPAEPARQQPSKRRKRKMSGGSTMSSGGGNTNNSNSKKKSPASTFALSSQVPDVMVVGEPTLMGGEFGDEDERLITRLENTQFDAANGIDDEDSFNNSPALGANSPWNSKPPSSQESKSENPTSQASQ; encoded by the exons gcTGTTCCTCTAAGTCGTTCAAGCTGTACTCGCCAAAGGAGCCCCCGAACGGCAACGCCTTCCCCCCCTTCCACCCAGGCACCATGCTGGATCGAGATGTGGG ACCTACTCCTATGTACCCACCGACGTACCTGGAGCCTGGAATCGG GAGGCACACGCCGTACGGGAACCAGACCGACTACAGGATATTTGAGCTCAACAAGCGGCTGCAGAACTGGACAGAG GAATGTGACAATCTGTGGTGGGATGCCTTCACCACAGAGTTCTTTGAGGATGATGCCATGTTAACAATCACTTTCTGCTTGGAGGATGGACCAAAGAGATACA cgATTGGCCGGACTCTGATTCCCCGTTACTTCCGCAGCATCTTTGAAGGGGGAGCCACAGAGCTGTACTATGTGCTCAAGCACCCCAAGGAATCCTTCCACAACAACTTTGTCTCGCTGGACTGCGACCAGTGCACCATGGTCACCCAGCACGGCAAGCCCATGTTCACCCAG GTGTGTGTGGAGGGGCGGCTCTACCTGGAGTTCATGTTTGATGACATGATGAGGATAAAGACCTGGCATTTCAGCATCCGCCAGCATCGAGAACTTATTCCCCGCAGCATCCTTGCCATGCAT GCACAGGATCCCCAGATGCTGGACCAGTTATCCAAGAACATCACACGCTGTGGGCTCTCAAACTCCACACTCAACTACCTCCGA CTCTGTGTAATCCTAGAACCAATGCAAGAGCTCATGTCACGGCACAAGACCTACAGCCTCAGTCCCCGAGACTGCCTCAAGACTTGCCTCTTCCAGAAGTGGCAGCGGATGGTTGCTCCGCCTG CCGAGCCAGCACGGCAGCAGCCCAGCAAGCGCCGGAAAAGGAAGATGTCGGGGGGCAGCACCATGAGCTCTGGTGGGGGAAACACCAACAACAGTAACAGCAAGAAGAAGAGCCCAGCCAGCACCTTTGCCCTGTCCAGTCAGGTACCT GATGTGATGGTGGTAGGCGAGCCCACGCTGATGGGGGGGGAGTTTGGGGACGAGGACGAGCGCCTCATCACCCGGCTGGAGAACACGCAGTTTGACGCCGCCAACGGCATCGATGACGAGGACAGCTTCAACAACTCGCCGGCGCTGGGGGccaacagcccctggaacagcAAACCGCCCTCCAGCCAGGAGAGCAAGTCAGAGAACCCCACGTCGCAGGCGTCACAGTAA
- the LDB1 gene encoding LIM domain-binding protein 1 isoform X2, whose product MSVGCACPGCSSKSFKLYSPKEPPNGNAFPPFHPGTMLDRDVGPTPMYPPTYLEPGIGRHTPYGNQTDYRIFELNKRLQNWTEECDNLWWDAFTTEFFEDDAMLTITFCLEDGPKRYTIGRTLIPRYFRSIFEGGATELYYVLKHPKESFHNNFVSLDCDQCTMVTQHGKPMFTQVCVEGRLYLEFMFDDMMRIKTWHFSIRQHRELIPRSILAMHAQDPQMLDQLSKNITRCGLSNSTLNYLRLCVILEPMQELMSRHKTYSLSPRDCLKTCLFQKWQRMVAPPAEPARQQPSKRRKRKMSGGSTMSSGGGNTNNSNSKKKSPASTFALSSQDVMVVGEPTLMGGEFGDEDERLITRLENTQFDAANGIDDEDSFNNSPALGANSPWNSKPPSSQESKSENPTSQASQ is encoded by the exons gcTGTTCCTCTAAGTCGTTCAAGCTGTACTCGCCAAAGGAGCCCCCGAACGGCAACGCCTTCCCCCCCTTCCACCCAGGCACCATGCTGGATCGAGATGTGGG ACCTACTCCTATGTACCCACCGACGTACCTGGAGCCTGGAATCGG GAGGCACACGCCGTACGGGAACCAGACCGACTACAGGATATTTGAGCTCAACAAGCGGCTGCAGAACTGGACAGAG GAATGTGACAATCTGTGGTGGGATGCCTTCACCACAGAGTTCTTTGAGGATGATGCCATGTTAACAATCACTTTCTGCTTGGAGGATGGACCAAAGAGATACA cgATTGGCCGGACTCTGATTCCCCGTTACTTCCGCAGCATCTTTGAAGGGGGAGCCACAGAGCTGTACTATGTGCTCAAGCACCCCAAGGAATCCTTCCACAACAACTTTGTCTCGCTGGACTGCGACCAGTGCACCATGGTCACCCAGCACGGCAAGCCCATGTTCACCCAG GTGTGTGTGGAGGGGCGGCTCTACCTGGAGTTCATGTTTGATGACATGATGAGGATAAAGACCTGGCATTTCAGCATCCGCCAGCATCGAGAACTTATTCCCCGCAGCATCCTTGCCATGCAT GCACAGGATCCCCAGATGCTGGACCAGTTATCCAAGAACATCACACGCTGTGGGCTCTCAAACTCCACACTCAACTACCTCCGA CTCTGTGTAATCCTAGAACCAATGCAAGAGCTCATGTCACGGCACAAGACCTACAGCCTCAGTCCCCGAGACTGCCTCAAGACTTGCCTCTTCCAGAAGTGGCAGCGGATGGTTGCTCCGCCTG CCGAGCCAGCACGGCAGCAGCCCAGCAAGCGCCGGAAAAGGAAGATGTCGGGGGGCAGCACCATGAGCTCTGGTGGGGGAAACACCAACAACAGTAACAGCAAGAAGAAGAGCCCAGCCAGCACCTTTGCCCTGTCCAGTCAG GATGTGATGGTGGTAGGCGAGCCCACGCTGATGGGGGGGGAGTTTGGGGACGAGGACGAGCGCCTCATCACCCGGCTGGAGAACACGCAGTTTGACGCCGCCAACGGCATCGATGACGAGGACAGCTTCAACAACTCGCCGGCGCTGGGGGccaacagcccctggaacagcAAACCGCCCTCCAGCCAGGAGAGCAAGTCAGAGAACCCCACGTCGCAGGCGTCACAGTAA